One part of the Olleya sp. YS genome encodes these proteins:
- a CDS encoding DNA-directed RNA polymerase subunit alpha — protein sequence MAVFNFQKPDKVIMIDSTDFEGKFEFRPLEPGYGLTVGNALRRVLLSSLEGFAITSVRIEGVDHEFSTIAGVVEDVTEIILNLKQVRFKRQIDDVDNESVSISISGQDKIVAGDFQKFISGFQVLNTDQVICNLDSKVNINMEITIEKGRGYVPAEENKKASAPIGTIFTDSIYTPIKNVKYSIENYRVEQKTDYEKLVFEIQTDGSINPQDALTEAAKTLIHHFMLFSDERITLEADEIAQTETYDEESLHMRQLLKTKLVDMDLSVRALNCLKAAEVDTLGDLVSFNKNDLMKFRNFGKKSLTELEELVNVKGLNFGMDLSKYKLDKD from the coding sequence ATGGCAGTATTTAATTTTCAAAAGCCGGATAAAGTAATCATGATTGATTCTACTGATTTCGAAGGTAAATTCGAATTCAGACCTCTAGAACCAGGATATGGATTAACAGTAGGAAATGCTTTAAGAAGAGTTTTATTATCTTCTTTAGAAGGATTTGCTATTACATCGGTAAGAATAGAAGGAGTAGATCACGAATTTTCAACCATTGCAGGTGTTGTAGAAGATGTTACAGAAATTATCTTAAACTTAAAACAAGTACGTTTTAAGCGTCAAATTGATGATGTAGATAACGAGTCTGTTTCTATCTCAATTTCAGGTCAAGATAAAATTGTAGCAGGAGATTTTCAGAAGTTTATCTCAGGATTTCAAGTATTAAATACAGATCAAGTGATTTGTAACCTTGATTCTAAAGTAAACATCAACATGGAAATTACTATTGAAAAAGGTAGAGGATATGTTCCAGCAGAAGAAAACAAAAAAGCTTCAGCACCAATAGGAACTATTTTTACAGATTCAATTTACACACCAATAAAAAATGTTAAGTATAGCATAGAGAATTACCGTGTAGAGCAAAAAACAGATTACGAAAAATTAGTTTTCGAAATCCAAACCGATGGTTCTATCAATCCTCAAGATGCATTAACAGAAGCTGCAAAAACATTAATTCACCACTTCATGTTATTCTCTGATGAGCGTATCACTTTAGAAGCTGATGAAATTGCACAAACTGAAACTTATGATGAAGAGTCACTTCACATGCGTCAGTTGCTTAAAACTAAATTAGTGGATATGGACTTATCTGTTCGTGCTCTAAATTGTTTAAAAGCTGCAGAAGTAGATACTTTAGGAGACTTAGTATCTTTTAATAAAAACGATTTAATGAAGTTCCGTAATTTTGGTAAAAAATCTTTAACAGAGCTTGAAGAGCTAGTAAACGTTAAAGGTCTTAACTTTGGGATGGATTTATCAAAATACAAATTAGATAAAGATTAA
- the rplQ gene encoding 50S ribosomal protein L17, with protein MRHGKKVNHLGRQTAHRKAMLANMACSLIEHKRINTTVAKAKALKQFVEPMITKSKSDTTHNRRLVFSKLRQKEAVTELFRDVAAKVGDRPGGYTRIIKLGNRLGDNADMAMIELVDYNDIYNADKKPKKTTRRSRRGGSTKAVTPPVATNEEE; from the coding sequence ATGAGACACGGAAAAAAAGTAAACCACTTAGGTAGACAAACAGCTCATAGAAAAGCAATGTTAGCAAACATGGCTTGTTCTTTAATCGAGCACAAACGTATTAACACTACAGTTGCAAAAGCAAAAGCTTTAAAGCAATTTGTAGAACCAATGATCACTAAATCTAAAAGTGACACCACTCACAATCGTCGTTTAGTATTTTCTAAGCTACGTCAAAAAGAAGCGGTTACAGAATTATTTAGAGATGTAGCAGCAAAAGTAGGTGATCGTCCAGGTGGATACACAAGAATTATTAAGTTAGGAAACCGTTTAGGAGATAACGCTGATATGGCAATGATCGAATTAGTAGATTATAACGACATCTACAATGCAGATAAAAAGCCTAAGAAAACGACGCGTAGAAGTCGTAGAGGAGGAAGCACTAAAGCAGTGACACCACCTGTAGCAACTAACGAAGAAGAATAA
- the carA gene encoding glutamine-hydrolyzing carbamoyl-phosphate synthase small subunit, with translation MKYQKLKKALILLEDGTIFHGKAVGKEGSAFGEVCFNTGMTGYQEIFTDPSYYGQLMVTTNAHIGNYGVNDNEVESDSIKIAGLICKNFSYDYSRVDSNGSLEDFLNKNNLLAISNVDTRALVSYIRDNGVMNAVISTEVDNINGLKKQLADIPSMNGLELASKVSTKDPYFVGDEKAPIKIAALDIGIKKNILRNLVKRDAYVKVFPYNATFEELSAWNPDGYFLSNGPGDPEPLVEAQALAKEVIKRDLPLFGICLGHQVIALANGISTYKMHNGHRGINHPVKNLLTGKGEITSQNHGFAVNREEAEAHPDIEITHVHLNDNTVAGLKMKSKNVFSVQYHPEASPGPHDSSYLFDQFIDNIKSN, from the coding sequence ATGAAATACCAAAAACTAAAAAAAGCATTAATCTTATTGGAAGATGGCACTATTTTTCATGGAAAAGCAGTGGGTAAAGAAGGATCAGCATTTGGAGAAGTTTGTTTCAATACAGGAATGACTGGTTATCAAGAAATCTTTACAGACCCATCTTATTACGGACAACTTATGGTAACCACCAATGCTCACATCGGTAACTACGGAGTCAATGATAATGAGGTTGAATCAGATTCAATAAAAATTGCAGGTTTAATTTGTAAAAATTTTAGTTACGATTATTCAAGAGTAGATTCTAATGGATCTTTAGAAGATTTCTTAAATAAAAATAATCTTTTGGCTATATCTAATGTCGATACAAGAGCATTAGTAAGTTACATTCGTGATAATGGAGTGATGAATGCAGTAATATCTACAGAGGTTGATAACATTAATGGTTTAAAAAAACAATTAGCAGATATTCCATCAATGAATGGTTTGGAATTAGCATCAAAAGTTTCTACAAAAGATCCCTATTTCGTTGGAGATGAAAAAGCACCAATCAAAATAGCAGCTTTAGATATAGGTATTAAAAAGAACATTTTACGTAATCTAGTTAAAAGAGACGCTTACGTTAAAGTATTTCCATATAACGCTACTTTTGAAGAATTAAGCGCTTGGAATCCAGATGGTTATTTCTTGTCTAATGGACCTGGAGATCCAGAACCTCTAGTGGAGGCTCAAGCATTAGCAAAGGAAGTGATTAAAAGAGATTTACCTTTATTTGGAATATGTTTAGGGCATCAAGTCATTGCATTAGCTAATGGTATTTCTACTTATAAAATGCATAATGGACATAGAGGAATTAATCATCCAGTTAAAAACTTATTAACTGGTAAAGGAGAAATCACCTCACAAAATCACGGATTTGCAGTAAACAGAGAAGAAGCAGAAGCGCATCCAGATATAGAAATTACCCACGTACATTTAAATGATAACACAGTTGCAGGTTTAAAAATGAAATCTAAAAACGTGTTTTCTGTACAGTATCATCCGGAAGCTAGTCCAGGACCTCATGATTCTTCGTATTTATTTGATCAATTTATTGATAATATTAAATCCAATTAA
- the eno gene encoding phosphopyruvate hydratase, whose product MSIIINVHARQIFDSRGNPTVEVDVETENGYVGRAAVPSGASTGEHEAVELRDGGDTYMGKGVMKAVENVNSILAEELLGVNVFEQNYIDTLMCNIDGTPNKSKLGANAILGVSLAVAKAAAAELGMPLYRYVGGVSANTLPVPMMNIINGGSHSDAPIAFQEFMVMPVKANNFTHALQMGTEIFHNLKKVLHDRSLSTAVGDEGGFAPNLEGGTEDALDTIKKAVDNAGYTLGDDVMIALDCAAAEFYVNGKYDYTKFEGDSGKVRSSKEQADYLAELSRTYPIISIEDGMDENDWEGWKYLTEQIGDKVQLVGDDLFVTNVERLSKGIASDTANSILIKVNQIGTLTETIAAVNMAHNAGYTSVMSHRSGETEDNTIADLAVALNCGQIKTGSASRSDRMAKYNQLLRIEEELGEVAYYPKEKAFKVKK is encoded by the coding sequence ATGAGTATTATAATTAATGTTCACGCAAGACAAATTTTTGATTCAAGAGGAAACCCAACTGTAGAAGTAGATGTAGAAACAGAAAATGGTTATGTTGGTAGAGCTGCAGTGCCTTCTGGTGCTTCAACTGGAGAGCATGAAGCAGTAGAGCTACGTGATGGTGGAGATACATACATGGGAAAAGGAGTGATGAAAGCGGTAGAGAATGTTAATTCTATATTAGCAGAAGAGTTGTTAGGTGTTAATGTTTTTGAACAAAATTATATTGATACCTTAATGTGTAACATTGACGGAACACCAAATAAATCTAAACTTGGAGCCAATGCTATATTAGGTGTGTCTTTAGCAGTAGCTAAAGCTGCAGCTGCAGAATTAGGAATGCCATTATATAGATATGTTGGAGGTGTTTCAGCTAATACGTTACCTGTTCCAATGATGAATATCATTAACGGAGGATCACATAGTGATGCGCCAATAGCGTTTCAAGAGTTTATGGTAATGCCAGTAAAAGCAAATAACTTTACGCATGCATTACAAATGGGTACCGAAATTTTCCACAATCTTAAAAAAGTTTTGCACGATAGAAGTTTAAGTACTGCTGTAGGTGATGAGGGTGGTTTTGCACCAAACTTAGAAGGTGGTACAGAAGATGCATTGGATACTATAAAAAAAGCTGTGGATAACGCAGGTTATACTTTAGGTGATGATGTTATGATTGCTTTAGATTGTGCTGCAGCAGAATTTTATGTAAACGGAAAATACGACTATACTAAATTTGAAGGCGATTCTGGAAAGGTTAGATCAAGCAAAGAGCAAGCAGATTATTTAGCAGAATTATCAAGAACATATCCTATTATTTCAATCGAAGATGGTATGGATGAAAACGATTGGGAAGGTTGGAAATATTTAACCGAGCAAATTGGTGATAAAGTACAATTAGTTGGTGATGATTTATTTGTAACTAATGTAGAAAGATTATCAAAAGGTATTGCATCTGATACTGCCAATTCAATTTTAATTAAAGTTAACCAAATTGGAACGTTAACCGAAACCATTGCAGCAGTAAATATGGCTCATAACGCAGGATATACTTCTGTAATGTCACATAGATCTGGAGAGACAGAAGATAATACGATAGCAGATTTAGCGGTTGCATTAAATTGCGGACAGATAAAAACTGGATCTGCATCACGTAGTGATCGTATGGCTAAATACAACCAATTATTACGCATTGAGGAAGAGTTAGGAGAAGTAGCTTACTACCCAAAAGAAAAGGCGTTTAAAGTGAAAAAATAA
- a CDS encoding citrate synthase, with the protein MSNKATLEINGQKHEFPLIVGTENEIGIDIKSLRAVTGGVTTIDPGYKNTGSCESAITFLDGEKGILRYRGYSIEELAEKADFLEVAFLLIFGELPTKDQLQKFEDDIKAQSVVDDDIKKILDAFPKSAHPMGVLSSLTSALTAFNPSSVDVDSEEEMYKSVCKIMGKFPVLVAWTMRKKSGLPLDYGDDNLGYVENILKMMFKKPNQEYTQNPILVNALDKLLILHADHEQNCSTSTVRIVGSAHTGLFASISSGISALWGPLHGGANQAVLEMLEAIKEDGGDTKKYMAKAKDKSDSFRLMGFGHRVYKNFDPRAKIIKKAADEVLGDLGIEDPVLDIAKGLAEEALSDPYFVDRKLYPNVDFYSGIIYRAMGIPVEMFTVMFALGRLPGWIAQWKEMRNRKEPIGRPRQIYIGENLRPFKSVNER; encoded by the coding sequence ATGTCAAACAAAGCGACGCTTGAAATTAATGGACAAAAGCACGAGTTTCCTTTAATTGTAGGTACTGAAAATGAAATTGGAATAGATATAAAATCTCTTAGAGCAGTTACTGGAGGAGTAACTACTATTGATCCAGGATATAAAAACACGGGTTCTTGTGAGAGTGCTATTACTTTTTTAGATGGAGAAAAAGGAATTTTAAGATACAGAGGATATTCTATTGAAGAGCTAGCTGAAAAAGCAGATTTCCTAGAAGTTGCTTTTTTATTGATTTTTGGAGAATTACCAACTAAAGACCAATTACAAAAGTTTGAAGATGATATAAAAGCACAATCTGTGGTTGACGATGATATTAAGAAAATTTTGGACGCTTTTCCAAAGTCAGCTCATCCAATGGGTGTGTTGTCATCACTAACTAGTGCGTTAACAGCTTTTAACCCATCTTCTGTAGACGTCGATTCTGAAGAAGAAATGTATAAAAGCGTTTGTAAAATAATGGGTAAATTCCCAGTATTGGTTGCATGGACTATGCGCAAGAAAAGCGGTTTACCTTTAGATTATGGAGACGACAATTTAGGTTATGTAGAAAACATCCTTAAAATGATGTTTAAAAAGCCTAATCAAGAGTATACACAAAATCCAATTTTGGTTAATGCTTTAGATAAATTATTAATTTTACATGCAGACCATGAGCAAAATTGTTCAACATCTACTGTAAGAATTGTAGGTTCTGCACACACAGGATTATTTGCTTCTATTTCTTCTGGTATCTCAGCACTTTGGGGACCATTACATGGTGGTGCTAACCAAGCTGTTTTAGAAATGTTAGAAGCCATTAAAGAAGATGGCGGAGACACTAAAAAATATATGGCCAAAGCTAAAGATAAATCGGACTCTTTTCGTTTAATGGGCTTTGGACACAGAGTTTATAAAAACTTCGACCCAAGAGCTAAGATTATTAAAAAAGCTGCAGACGAAGTATTAGGTGATTTAGGAATTGAAGACCCAGTTTTGGATATTGCTAAAGGATTAGCAGAAGAAGCTTTAAGCGATCCGTATTTTGTTGACCGTAAATTATATCCAAATGTAGATTTCTATTCAGGAATTATTTATAGAGCAATGGGTATTCCTGTAGAAATGTTTACAGTAATGTTTGCTTTAGGTCGTTTACCTGGTTGGATTGCACAATGGAAAGAAATGCGTAACCGTAAAGAGCCTATTGGACGTCCAAGACAAATTTATATTGGAGAAAATTTAAGACCGTTCAAATCTGTTAACGAAAGATAA
- a CDS encoding arginine deiminase family protein: MLQLNVKNETSRLRAVVLGTAVSNGPTPKLEEAYDPKSALHIKAGTYPVEADMVKEIEAVAAVFKKYDVTVYRPELIKDCNQIFARDIAFVIDDVLVKANILPDRENELEAIQYVIDKINPEKVIRPPEEVHIEGGDVMLWNDYIFIGTYRGDDYADYIVARTNQEGVDFIKKTFPHKKVKSFDLNKSQTNPYDNALHLDCCFQPIGTNKAILHKEGFRDQSEYEWLLNYFGEDNCFIITKEEMFNMNSNIFSISENVIISEKNFTRLNSWLRNNGFTVEEVPYAEIAKQEGLLRCSTMPLIRD, from the coding sequence ATGCTACAATTAAACGTAAAAAACGAAACGTCAAGGCTTAGAGCTGTAGTTTTAGGGACTGCAGTTAGCAATGGTCCAACACCTAAATTAGAAGAGGCATACGACCCAAAATCGGCATTACATATTAAAGCAGGTACTTATCCTGTTGAAGCTGATATGGTTAAAGAAATAGAAGCAGTAGCTGCTGTTTTTAAAAAGTATGATGTCACAGTGTACAGACCAGAATTGATTAAAGATTGTAATCAGATTTTTGCACGTGATATTGCTTTTGTTATTGACGATGTATTAGTAAAAGCCAATATTTTACCCGATCGTGAAAACGAGCTAGAAGCCATACAATATGTCATAGATAAAATTAATCCAGAGAAAGTAATTCGTCCTCCAGAAGAAGTACATATAGAAGGCGGAGACGTGATGCTTTGGAACGATTATATTTTTATAGGTACATATAGAGGAGACGACTATGCAGATTATATTGTAGCTAGAACCAATCAAGAAGGTGTCGATTTTATTAAAAAAACCTTTCCGCATAAAAAAGTAAAGAGTTTTGATCTTAATAAGTCACAAACCAATCCTTATGATAATGCGTTGCATTTAGACTGTTGTTTTCAACCTATTGGAACCAATAAAGCTATATTACACAAAGAAGGTTTTAGAGACCAATCTGAGTATGAGTGGTTACTAAATTATTTTGGTGAAGACAATTGTTTTATTATCACAAAAGAAGAAATGTTTAATATGAATAGTAACATATTTAGTATTTCTGAAAATGTGATTATTTCCGAAAAAAACTTTACACGATTAAATTCGTGGTTGCGTAACAATGGATTTACAGTCGAAGAAGTCCCTTATGCCGAAATCGCTAAACAAGAAGGATTGCTGCGTTGTAGCACAATGCCTTTAATTAGGGATTAA
- a CDS encoding TonB-dependent receptor: MSKSLKIALFLIVFLSSFSTYAQNKTLPLLDALSIVEQQFKVSFSYADQTIKGVMVELDTKDDLDTILTKFETQTTLKFNILDSHFITISSIANSFSIQNLDEVIVSNYLTTGISKNKSGNITIKPKLFGILPGLIEPDVLQTIQALPGVLSVDETVSNINVRGGTHDQNLILYDGIKMYQSGHFFGLISAFNPYLTKNVDIIKNGTSAKYGDGVSSVVDMQLSDDTNDAFSAGLGLNMITADGFAVIPLAKHTQLQLATRRSITDVLNTPTYNQYFNRVFQDSDVTDNQVSTSNNQTFRFSDISLKLLHDIGQKDKLRFTLFNVFNQLDYNKNNNQSTDTQNKTNQLKQQNRASGLHYQRLWNSKFRTSAQAYYSNYDLKSSEFDIANNQRLIQENKVINNGLKIDADYNLNTALSLFGGVQFDEVGISNLEEVNSPFFKRDIKRVLRTYSAYAETVFNSKNKNTLIKIGLRHNYFRKFNISTTEPRVYVSQRFLEHFRAEFSAEYKSQSTSQLIDLQNDFLGVETRRWVLANKNTIPIIKSKQASLGLSYNKNKLLISAEAYVKQVDGIISRSQGFQNQYQFLNAIGSYNIKGIDVLINKQLDAFSSWLSYSYSSNNYTFNALNNGNPFPNNFDVQHQINYGSTYQWRQLKLALGINWHSGRPFTKPNTNNPITGNTINYQAPNSSRLADYLRTDVSATYQFKLGNYKAVAGVSIWNILDQKNSLNTYYINNNGQVNKVENVSLGLTPNVSFRVKF; the protein is encoded by the coding sequence GTGAGTAAATCGTTAAAAATCGCTCTATTTTTAATTGTATTTTTAAGTAGCTTCTCTACGTATGCCCAAAATAAAACTTTACCACTTCTTGATGCGCTTTCTATAGTAGAACAACAATTTAAAGTGAGTTTTTCTTATGCAGACCAAACTATAAAAGGAGTTATGGTTGAGCTTGATACTAAAGACGATTTAGATACTATCTTGACAAAATTTGAAACGCAGACCACTTTAAAATTCAACATATTAGACTCACACTTTATAACAATTTCTAGTATTGCTAATAGTTTTTCTATTCAAAACCTAGATGAAGTTATTGTTTCCAACTATTTAACAACTGGAATTAGCAAAAATAAGTCTGGTAACATCACTATAAAACCTAAGCTATTCGGGATTTTACCAGGATTAATAGAACCTGACGTGTTACAAACCATTCAAGCACTTCCTGGAGTTTTGAGTGTTGACGAAACCGTGTCTAATATAAATGTTAGAGGTGGTACACATGACCAAAACCTAATCTTGTATGATGGTATAAAAATGTATCAATCTGGTCATTTTTTTGGGTTGATTTCTGCATTTAATCCGTATTTAACTAAAAATGTAGACATCATAAAAAACGGAACAAGCGCCAAATATGGAGATGGTGTGTCAAGTGTTGTCGACATGCAATTGTCTGATGATACTAACGACGCATTTAGTGCTGGACTTGGTTTAAACATGATTACAGCAGATGGCTTTGCAGTTATTCCGTTGGCAAAACACACACAATTACAGTTAGCAACACGACGATCTATAACTGATGTATTAAATACACCAACTTACAATCAATATTTCAATCGTGTGTTTCAAGATTCAGATGTGACAGACAATCAAGTGTCTACGTCTAATAATCAAACGTTTCGATTTAGTGATATTTCATTAAAATTATTGCACGATATTGGTCAAAAAGATAAATTACGTTTTACATTATTTAATGTGTTTAACCAGTTAGATTATAACAAAAACAATAACCAATCTACAGATACGCAGAATAAAACCAATCAATTAAAACAACAAAATCGTGCTTCTGGTTTACACTATCAACGACTATGGAATTCTAAATTCAGGACATCAGCACAAGCGTATTATTCTAACTACGACTTAAAATCTTCAGAATTTGATATTGCTAACAACCAACGTTTGATACAAGAAAATAAGGTCATTAATAATGGATTAAAAATTGACGCAGACTATAATTTAAACACAGCATTATCTTTATTTGGAGGTGTTCAGTTTGACGAAGTCGGTATTAGTAATTTAGAAGAGGTTAACTCGCCTTTTTTTAAACGAGATATCAAACGCGTGCTTCGTACTTATAGCGCTTACGCGGAAACAGTGTTTAACTCTAAAAATAAAAACACGTTAATTAAAATAGGGTTACGACATAATTATTTCAGAAAATTTAATATTTCTACAACAGAACCTAGAGTATATGTAAGTCAGCGTTTTCTAGAGCATTTTAGAGCAGAATTTTCTGCTGAATATAAAAGTCAAAGTACCTCACAACTTATAGATTTACAAAACGATTTTTTAGGTGTAGAAACCCGAAGATGGGTTTTAGCCAATAAAAATACCATCCCAATTATTAAAAGTAAACAAGCCAGTTTAGGATTAAGTTACAATAAAAATAAATTACTGATTAGCGCAGAAGCCTATGTTAAACAAGTAGATGGTATAATTAGTAGAAGTCAAGGTTTCCAAAACCAGTATCAGTTTTTAAATGCTATTGGTAGTTATAACATTAAAGGGATTGATGTGCTTATTAACAAACAACTTGATGCCTTTAGCTCTTGGTTAAGTTACAGTTATAGTAGTAATAACTACACGTTTAATGCTTTAAATAACGGAAATCCATTTCCTAATAATTTTGATGTGCAACATCAAATTAATTATGGTAGTACTTACCAATGGAGGCAGTTAAAACTGGCTTTAGGTATTAATTGGCACTCTGGAAGACCATTTACAAAACCTAATACTAACAACCCAATAACTGGTAATACCATAAATTATCAAGCACCTAACAGTAGCCGATTAGCAGATTATTTAAGAACAGACGTGTCTGCAACGTACCAATTTAAATTAGGAAACTACAAAGCAGTAGCTGGAGTCTCTATTTGGAATATTTTAGATCAAAAAAATAGTTTAAACACCTACTACATCAATAACAACGGTCAAGTTAATAAAGTAGAAAACGTATCGTTGGGACTAACACCAAATGTTAGTTTTAGGGTTAAGTTTTAG